Proteins found in one Mucilaginibacter gracilis genomic segment:
- the kbl gene encoding glycine C-acetyltransferase, whose translation MYKTLQPILQQELAEIEKAGLYKRERIITSPQGADIEVVGGQQVINFCANNYLGLSSHPKVIAAAKEAIDSHGYGMSSVRFICGTQDIHKQLEKKISDFLGTEDTILYAAAFDANGGVFEPLFNEQDAIISDELNHASIIDGVRLCKAQRYRYKHDNMADLEEKLQAATQLRHRIIVTDGAFSMDGTIAQLDKICALAEKYNALVMIDESHCSGFMGKTGRGTHEHCGVMDKIDIITGTLGKALGGASGGFTSGRQEIIDMLRQRSRPYLFSNTLAPSITGASIAVIDMLSETTQLRDKLESNTQYFRKAITEAGFDIKPGVHPIVPVMLYDAKLAQEFAAKMLTEGIYVIGFYYPVVPQGKARIRVQISAAHNKEHLDKAIAAFTKVGKELGVIK comes from the coding sequence ATGTATAAAACTTTGCAGCCAATATTACAGCAGGAATTGGCCGAAATTGAAAAAGCCGGATTATATAAACGCGAACGCATCATCACATCGCCACAAGGTGCTGATATTGAAGTGGTAGGCGGGCAACAGGTAATTAATTTTTGTGCAAACAACTACCTGGGCCTTTCGTCGCACCCAAAAGTGATTGCGGCGGCCAAGGAAGCTATTGATTCGCACGGTTACGGTATGTCGTCGGTGAGGTTTATTTGTGGTACGCAGGACATACATAAACAACTGGAAAAAAAGATTTCGGACTTTTTGGGTACCGAAGACACCATTTTATATGCTGCCGCATTTGATGCCAATGGCGGTGTATTTGAGCCGTTGTTTAACGAACAGGATGCTATTATATCCGACGAGTTAAACCATGCATCTATAATAGACGGTGTGCGCCTTTGCAAAGCACAGCGTTACCGCTACAAACATGATAACATGGCCGACCTGGAAGAGAAATTACAGGCTGCCACGCAATTAAGGCACCGCATTATTGTAACCGATGGCGCCTTTAGTATGGACGGCACCATTGCCCAACTGGATAAAATTTGCGCCCTGGCCGAAAAATATAACGCCCTGGTGATGATTGACGAGAGCCACTGCTCGGGCTTTATGGGTAAAACCGGCCGCGGCACGCACGAGCATTGCGGCGTAATGGATAAAATAGATATTATTACCGGCACGCTGGGTAAAGCTTTGGGCGGAGCATCGGGCGGGTTTACATCGGGCAGGCAAGAAATTATTGATATGCTGAGGCAACGCTCCAGGCCATATTTGTTCTCGAACACACTCGCACCATCAATTACAGGTGCATCCATAGCGGTGATTGATATGTTGAGCGAAACCACCCAACTGCGCGATAAACTGGAAAGTAACACACAATACTTTCGCAAGGCCATTACCGAGGCGGGTTTTGATATTAAACCCGGCGTACACCCTATTGTACCCGTAATGCTTTACGACGCCAAATTAGCGCAAGAATTTGCTGCTAAAATGTTAACCGAAGGCATTTACGTAATTGGCTTTTACTACCCGGTAGTACCACAGGGTAAGGCACGCATACGTGTACAAATATCGGCCGCGCACAATAAAGAACATTTAGATAAGGCAATTGCGGCCTTTACTAAAGTGGGTAAAGAGTTGGGAGTTATTAAATAA
- the pheS gene encoding phenylalanine--tRNA ligase subunit alpha, giving the protein MQDKINQYTADIKAFVTAKADELEAFRIKYLGTKGLVKDLFEEFKTVGPEEKRTFGKVLNEFKQLAEAKYNELKETQDSGPKTQDLKFDLTLPGEGLAVGSRHPLSLIRIEIIDIFKRLGFVVAEGPEIEDDWHNFSALNFPEEHPARDMQDTFFIKKNAGRDDIALRTHTSSVQVRMMENGKPPFRAIMPGRVYRNEAISARAHCFFHQVEGLYVDENVSFSDLKQTLYHFVQELYGDGTQVRFRPSYFPFTEPSAEMDISCTICKGAGCNMCKHSGWVEILGCGMVDPNVLENCGIDSKKYSGFAFGMGIERIANLKYVIRDLRLFSENDVRFLNQFKTEVI; this is encoded by the coding sequence ATGCAAGATAAAATAAACCAATACACTGCCGATATAAAAGCTTTTGTTACCGCCAAGGCCGACGAACTGGAAGCATTCCGTATCAAATATTTGGGTACCAAGGGCCTGGTTAAAGATTTGTTTGAAGAATTTAAAACCGTTGGCCCCGAAGAAAAACGCACCTTTGGCAAGGTATTGAACGAGTTTAAACAACTTGCCGAAGCCAAATACAATGAGCTTAAAGAAACGCAAGATTCGGGACCCAAAACTCAGGACTTAAAATTTGACCTTACCTTGCCAGGTGAGGGTTTGGCTGTAGGCTCGCGCCACCCGCTATCGTTAATCCGTATTGAGATTATCGATATTTTTAAGCGGCTGGGCTTCGTTGTGGCCGAAGGACCGGAGATTGAAGACGACTGGCACAATTTTTCGGCCCTCAATTTCCCCGAAGAACACCCTGCGCGGGATATGCAGGATACCTTTTTTATAAAAAAGAACGCCGGGCGCGATGATATTGCGCTACGCACGCACACATCATCGGTACAGGTGCGCATGATGGAGAATGGTAAGCCGCCGTTTAGGGCCATTATGCCGGGCCGGGTATATCGCAACGAAGCCATATCTGCCCGTGCGCATTGCTTTTTTCACCAGGTTGAGGGCTTATATGTTGACGAAAATGTATCGTTTTCCGATTTAAAACAAACCCTCTATCATTTTGTGCAGGAGCTTTATGGCGATGGTACGCAGGTGCGTTTCCGCCCCTCGTACTTCCCGTTTACCGAGCCGTCTGCCGAGATGGATATATCATGCACCATATGCAAGGGCGCTGGTTGCAACATGTGCAAGCACAGCGGCTGGGTTGAAATATTGGGCTGCGGCATGGTTGACCCTAACGTATTAGAAAATTGCGGTATCGACAGTAAAAAATACAGCGGCTTTGCTTTTGGTATGGGTATTGAGCGTATTGCAAACTTAAAATATGTGATACGTGATTTGCGTTTATTTTCGGAAAACGACGTGCGCTTTTTAAATCAGTTTAAAACGGAAGTGATTTAA
- a CDS encoding Rieske (2Fe-2S) protein, producing MKRFLTAILLSLVCFSCGKTDSSYVPNVAVNFSAPLTDPRLSKLTASGGAVLISGYGVCGLVLYRSASAGYVAYDRCSSYEPEKRCAVTLDSPTLTVTDPCSGGKFSLEDGSPVKAPATRSLKSYSVTVRGGEIAVQN from the coding sequence ATGAAGAGGTTTTTAACTGCAATACTTTTAAGTTTAGTGTGTTTTAGCTGCGGCAAAACCGATTCGAGTTACGTGCCCAATGTAGCGGTTAACTTTAGCGCACCGCTAACCGACCCTCGTTTAAGCAAACTAACGGCATCTGGCGGGGCGGTATTAATTAGCGGCTACGGGGTTTGCGGCCTTGTATTGTATCGCAGCGCGAGTGCAGGCTATGTTGCCTACGACCGTTGCAGCAGCTATGAACCCGAAAAACGGTGTGCGGTTACACTTGATAGCCCCACCCTTACCGTAACCGACCCATGCAGCGGTGGCAAATTTTCGTTAGAGGATGGCTCGCCGGTAAAGGCACCGGCTACACGATCGTTAAAATCATATTCGGTAACTGTGCGCGGCGGCGAAATAGCCGTTCAAAATTAG
- a CDS encoding DUF6364 family protein: MKKTRLVINLEPDEIVKAKKHAKAKGISVSKLVEDYLISMINSDRDFDYTTVDTNALKPNE, encoded by the coding sequence ATGAAGAAAACGAGATTAGTAATAAACTTGGAACCTGATGAAATTGTTAAGGCAAAAAAACATGCCAAAGCTAAGGGCATTAGTGTATCTAAATTAGTTGAAGACTATTTAATTAGTATGATCAATTCAGATCGCGATTTCGATTACACAACGGTTGATACCAATGCTCTAAAACCAAACGAATAA
- a CDS encoding TetR/AcrR family transcriptional regulator, translating to MEVDKIKESIKRAAQDLFRKFGYHKTSVNEIAKRAKIAKATIYKYFESKEDVLHALLMDYIKVSVNEIIHNYNNDMDEETHLTNLIMKTSRLSYTVCNEFIGWDFIRESTNSQDFLKSLSNELEELLISSFTKVSDFRKDETYPQRLRFLIKSSKSIVFSFAFTSVSDSDVRKNFVSFQKEILPYLVKAAIKE from the coding sequence ATGGAAGTTGATAAAATAAAAGAAAGTATTAAACGCGCCGCGCAAGATTTGTTTCGCAAATTTGGATACCACAAAACCAGCGTTAACGAAATTGCCAAACGTGCTAAAATTGCCAAGGCCACTATTTACAAATATTTTGAAAGTAAGGAGGATGTTTTGCACGCCCTGCTTATGGATTATATTAAGGTTAGTGTTAACGAAATAATACATAACTACAACAATGATATGGATGAGGAAACCCATTTAACAAACCTCATCATGAAAACCAGCCGCCTCTCCTATACGGTTTGTAATGAGTTTATTGGTTGGGATTTTATCCGCGAAAGTACTAACTCGCAGGATTTTTTAAAGAGCCTAAGTAACGAACTGGAAGAACTACTGATAAGCTCGTTTACCAAAGTAAGCGATTTCCGCAAGGATGAAACTTATCCGCAACGACTGCGTTTCCTCATCAAATCAAGCAAAAGCATCGTGTTTAGTTTTGCCTTTACCTCGGTAAGCGATTCGGACGTGCGTAAAAACTTTGTTTCTTTTCAGAAAGAAATATTGCCTTATTTGGTTAAGGCAGCTATAAAAGAGTAG
- a CDS encoding DUF5686 family protein gives MIKSLIVFFAVILAKPVFGQSVLAGRVTDSQGNAAAFTSVYINGTTQGTSANPNGYYSLKLKPGKYVINYRFVGFKQQTDEVEVTGNYNTHNVTLVYEDYQPKQNTPPVTEDAAFDIIRNAIKKRDYYLKEINAYSCDVYIRGTQKLISAPKGMLSRGVARQLQLNLSAKSILYMSESASHFNFEQPGNYKEVMVSSKATGNYNAFNFDRAANLQVNFYKNMLDIEGLNQRGFISPIADDALKYYTYKLLGSTTENGKVVNKIQVTPIDDREPVFKGNIYIVENDWRIYAAHLYVTGKSNLNFVDTLNINQQYLPVSADKWQPSSVSFTYSGNVLGFRYNGYILGTFSNYNLDTKFPPHFFNGETMRIADITVKRDSVYWSQNRPVPLTFDEQRIYNLKDSLVAAHSKPAYLDSAERANNKFSPLSYVFFGDTVKHRHKNEVITVNPLYDVVQYNPIEGWVVDLKPTYTKSMDVGKAYTISPELRYGFDNKIVSLNTGFNYRYDPEHEGAFYGKVGTGILDLNNEGTVGPFLNSFNALYFKSNDLKLYRSKFLMAGTQREVARGLLLDGNLEYARRTALQNQSSRTVRSFPDKEFNSNNPFITAVNAPLLFEENDALTLKLSGTYTFDEEYTTTPGGRVYDQSKYPKIKVNYRKGIKGIFSSDVDYDYADVQIYHDHINLGIYGFSAFQVTAGNFFNSNALSYPDYKWFKGNQGITFTPGISQFHFLPYYTYSQSSFLEAHYEHNFAGYLFNNIAGLRKLKLEEIIGGNFLTQKNTPNYGEIYVGVQRFFFRIDYGFVYRRGHIDQGIKLYFGI, from the coding sequence ATGATTAAAAGTTTAATAGTTTTTTTTGCCGTAATATTAGCAAAGCCGGTTTTTGGTCAGTCCGTTTTAGCCGGAAGGGTTACCGATAGCCAGGGCAATGCAGCAGCATTTACTTCTGTTTATATTAACGGCACTACGCAGGGTACCAGTGCCAACCCAAACGGTTACTATAGCCTAAAGCTTAAACCGGGTAAATACGTTATTAATTACCGTTTTGTGGGTTTTAAGCAACAAACCGATGAGGTTGAAGTAACCGGCAATTACAACACGCACAACGTTACCCTGGTTTACGAAGACTATCAGCCAAAGCAAAACACTCCACCGGTTACCGAGGATGCCGCGTTTGATATTATTCGGAATGCTATTAAAAAACGCGATTATTATTTGAAAGAAATAAACGCTTATTCGTGCGATGTTTATATCCGCGGTACGCAAAAATTAATTAGCGCGCCAAAAGGTATGTTATCCCGTGGAGTGGCCCGCCAATTGCAATTAAACCTGAGTGCCAAAAGCATACTTTACATGTCCGAATCGGCCTCGCACTTTAATTTTGAGCAGCCCGGTAATTATAAAGAGGTAATGGTATCGTCAAAAGCTACAGGTAATTACAATGCCTTTAACTTCGACCGCGCCGCTAACCTCCAGGTTAATTTTTATAAAAACATGCTTGATATTGAGGGTCTTAACCAGCGCGGCTTTATATCGCCCATAGCCGACGACGCTTTAAAATATTATACCTATAAACTGCTTGGCAGCACCACCGAGAACGGCAAAGTTGTAAACAAAATACAAGTTACGCCCATTGACGACCGCGAACCTGTTTTTAAAGGTAATATTTACATTGTTGAAAACGACTGGCGCATTTACGCCGCCCATTTATACGTAACAGGTAAATCAAACCTTAATTTTGTTGATACCCTTAATATTAACCAGCAATACCTGCCCGTTAGTGCCGATAAGTGGCAGCCTTCATCCGTATCATTTACCTATAGTGGCAACGTTTTAGGGTTTAGGTACAACGGTTATATTTTAGGCACGTTTAGCAATTATAACCTCGACACCAAATTTCCGCCCCATTTTTTTAATGGCGAAACTATGCGTATTGCCGATATTACGGTGAAAAGAGATTCGGTATACTGGAGCCAAAACCGGCCCGTTCCGCTAACCTTTGATGAACAGCGCATCTATAATTTAAAGGATAGCCTTGTGGCCGCACATAGCAAACCTGCTTATCTGGATTCGGCAGAGCGGGCCAACAATAAGTTTAGCCCCCTTAGTTATGTGTTTTTTGGCGATACCGTTAAACACAGGCACAAAAATGAGGTTATTACCGTAAACCCGCTTTATGATGTAGTGCAGTATAACCCCATTGAAGGCTGGGTGGTTGATTTAAAACCCACCTATACCAAATCAATGGATGTGGGCAAGGCCTACACCATATCGCCCGAATTGAGATATGGCTTTGATAACAAAATAGTGAGCCTTAACACGGGCTTCAATTACCGGTACGACCCCGAACACGAGGGGGCATTTTACGGAAAGGTTGGTACCGGGATATTAGATCTTAATAACGAAGGTACAGTGGGGCCTTTTTTAAATAGTTTTAATGCCTTGTATTTTAAATCGAACGATTTAAAACTTTACCGCTCTAAATTTTTAATGGCTGGCACACAACGCGAAGTTGCACGCGGATTATTGTTAGACGGTAACCTGGAATATGCACGCCGCACGGCTCTCCAAAATCAATCAAGCCGAACTGTGCGCAGTTTTCCCGATAAGGAGTTTAACTCAAACAATCCTTTTATAACGGCTGTAAATGCGCCCTTGCTTTTTGAGGAGAATGATGCGCTTACGCTAAAGCTATCGGGTACTTACACTTTTGATGAGGAATATACGACAACGCCAGGCGGTCGTGTTTACGATCAGTCAAAATATCCCAAAATAAAGGTGAATTACCGTAAAGGCATCAAGGGTATTTTTAGCTCGGATGTAGATTACGATTATGCCGACGTACAAATTTATCACGATCATATCAACCTTGGCATTTATGGTTTTTCGGCATTCCAGGTAACTGCCGGTAATTTTTTTAACAGCAATGCCCTAAGCTACCCCGATTATAAGTGGTTTAAAGGCAACCAGGGTATTACTTTTACACCGGGCATTAGTCAGTTTCACTTTTTGCCATATTACACCTATAGCCAATCTTCGTTTTTAGAAGCCCATTACGAGCATAATTTTGCCGGCTATTTGTTTAACAACATAGCGGGCTTACGCAAACTAAAACTGGAAGAAATTATAGGCGGTAACTTTTTAACCCAAAAAAATACACCCAATTACGGCGAAATTTACGTTGGCGTGCAACGTTTCTTTTTCAGGATAGACTATGGCTTTGTGTACCGCCGCGGCCATATTGACCAGGGAATTAAATTGTATTTTGGGATATAG